CGCTCGGCGAAACGAAAGATCCAGCTTCCGCCTGCGGAGGTCAGATTCGGCTTGTTGAGCGCCATCGTGTAGTACTTGCGTCCGTGGAAGATTTTTTCGTCCACAGCATTCGGCGGATCATCGGTAGGCGTCACGCGTGGAGGCGGCAAGCTCAAGCCGGGATGCCTCGCCATGGCCAGCAGGGAATTACGCAGCGGACTCCCTCCCGAAACGGGAGAGGTCACTGCTGCAATATTGTCGACGACTCCATGCGGAACTGCGGCAGCGATGATGCCGAGTTCGTCTTTGGTGGCTACCGGTGAATCGCCTCCCGGACCGTTGCCGCCGGCTTTGCGCTCAGGTATTCCTGTACCGTTTCCAGCATCAGGACTTCCCGCGAACGCACCGCGTCGGGTTCCGTCCGGCACTCGCGGCGGTCCTGCAACCGGATTGAGATTGATCGAAATCAGTGAGCCGGCTGCCGAAGCTGCAGTCCCGGTGCCGCTAATGTCCGGCGCTGGATCGATCGGCTCGGCGGCTGCCGGGAGACTCCCACTCAATCTCGAAGCGCGTGCCAGAGCCTGCGTGTCTGGAGGCGGAGCAACCGGCTGTGCTGGAGCAGGAATAGCCTTCGACAGCTGAGTCGTACCCGCATTCTTCAGGTCGGGAGCCGGAGCAATTGGTTCAACATTTCCGAAACTGGGAATGTTATTACTGGCCGTAACCGTGAGCTTCGGTTCCGCATTTACTGCTTGCGGCGTTGGCATGATGTTTAGCTTCGCCAGGTTGCGTGTTCCGTGTGTATCTACAGGCGGAGCAATTGCCGCGGCCTGAGGCAGCGCCGGCATGGTCAGCTTTGCCTGGCTCACGTCAGGAGGCGGCGCGACGGGACTTACATCCAGAACCGGCGCTACGAGTTTGGGTGCGCTCGATGCGACTGAGGCTACTCGAGGCGCCTGTGGAACTGGCGTAACCAGCACGATGTCGGGCATCGGAGCGGTAGCGAAAATCTTTGGCGCAGTGGGGGTGACAATCGTGCGTGTAGTATTGTCTGCCCATTTTGGAACCGCCATTGCTTGCGCGACTCGCTTCGCGGCATCGCTCTGCGAAGCAAAATGCGCTCTAGAACTGCGGCTGATTACCGCTGCAAGCTTCTTCGGCGCCGGCTGTTCGACCGGAGGCTCCGAAACAAGAATGTCCTCATCGGGGTTGATATAAGTAATTCGATCGTGCGATTGAACGAGCGTGAAGTGATGCGCATAGTACGGCATCGAGAGCACATACACCAGCCCGGCAAAGATCAGGTGGCCGGCATACGATCGCGTGATTGCTTTCCAATTCAGCTCTTGATCGACGAAGACATCTTTCCAGAAGATTCCCGGGCGGAATCCGTTACTGCTTGATTCCTCACCACGGAGCAGAGAAGAGAGATTTTCGCGAAACGATGGAAACCACTCAGGGAGTTCCCAATTCAGGCGAGGTTGGCGCGCGTTCGCAGCTCTTGAGATCGACGATTGCTGCCGTGCACTGCCAGGGACGGACATGGAAAAACCGTTGCTTACTGAGTAGCTGGATTATACCTTGGTAAACAATCGAAACCACTCTCAAACAATGCGCAAAATCACCTCATTCCCATCCATCCCCGTCAGTGTGGGCCTGCTCTCGTGTCTGCTGTTCGTAATCACAGGTGCCTCTCTTGATTCTCATGCGCAAAAGGCCGGCCACAAAAAGAGCAAATCGTCCCTTCAAGCTCCTGCGGTGCAAGCAAGCGTTCCTGACGAGATCTCCGGGATGTACACCTTCCTGCGTGAAGGCGAGTTTGTACAGATCACGGTGGAAAATGGGAAGTTATCGGGCTTTGTTTCGCGCTACGGCGAGCGCGATAGCGACCGCGATGCCTTCCTCGATCAGTTCTTCAGCAAAGCGACGCTCGCAGGCAATCACATCGACTTCACTACGAAGCCAGTGCACGGCACATGGTATGAATTTTCGGGAGACGTGAATCGGGGCGATGCCAAGACGCCCGACAAAGAAGGCTACTGGGTTATTCGCGGAACGCTGAAGCAGTACGATCAGGATGAAGTAGGACGGGTCGCTGCCAAGTCACGCGAACTCACGATGAAGTCTTTCCCGCAAGAGGAAGAACCGTCGAAGTGATCAGCGATTCTTCGGCGGACGGGTGTAGTCGACGGCTCCCGGATTCCGCACACCGGCGACATCCTCAACATGCGTTTCGGGAGTGCCGGCAGGATTTCTCCGCCGCGCGCCCTCTGTTCCTGTAGCGCGCTGCGCGCTGGGTTGATCCCAACCGGCACTGGCTGGCGCTCGTCCCTGCCAACGGTCAACTGCGATATCGCTCGCGGAACGCTCGCGTCCTGCAGCTCCGGGCTCTTCGAGCGAGCGTTTGAAATCCCTCAATGCTTCTTCAATCTTGCTCTCCAGATGATCGGTGACCGGCGCCAGCAATCGTCCAAGCCGTCCGAGCGGAGGAGCGTAGTTCATGGTCACGTGGACGAGAGTGTCGTTACCGAGGCGCGCGAAGTTAATGCGGCCCGAGTGCTTTGGGCCGCTCACGGATTTCCATCCAATTGCCTGATTCGGAATCAACTGCGAAGTAACGGCGTTGAACTCGAAGGGACGCCCGTCGATCTGCAACCGCCAGGTGGATTCATCCCCGCGAACCGTGACTTCGCGGAGCAGTGCAACTCGTTCCGGCAGGCTCTCAAAACGGGACCATGCGCTGTAAACTTCTTCCATTGGTCGACCGATCTGGATGCTGCGTTCCAGGCGCAGAATTCGGCTGTCGTAACTGGACGCACGTCCGCTTGCGAACCAGAACGCAGCCGAACCAGCAGCAGCTCCGGCCAGAGTGCCCCATCCGAACCCGCTCCAGAACCCGTCTCGTGCCATTCGTAGTCTCCTCGAAATCCTTGGGATGGGAGTCGCGCGCCAGAGGTCGAGGTTGCCTTATTGCTATCGCGCCCCGACCAGTCCTCGCTCGCGCAGCCAATTCGCGAGCAGTGTCGGCCACTCGCCCAGCGCAGGATCAGACAGGTCGAGCCCCACTCCATGCGGCCCTTTTTCGAAGACGTGCAGCTCTGCCGGAACTCCAGCTTTGTGCAACGCGAGATAGAAGTCGACACTGTTCTCCGCGGGAACGGTTTTGTCCTCACTGGTCGTGAACAAGAAGGTTGGAGGCGTTTGCGAGTTGATGTGAAGCTCGTTGGAAAGACCTTCCAGTAATTTCGGATCGGGATGATCGCCTAGCAGATTTCTCACCGAGCCTGTATGGGCGTAAGGCCCTTGCATCGTGATCACTGGATATCCGAGGATGAGGAAGTCCGGACGGTTGCTTGCGCGATCAATAGGATCAGCGGCGCTGCTGTTGCCGTTGTCGAAGTGGGTGCCGGCAGTCGAGGCGAGATGTCCTCCTGCAGAAAATCCCATTATGCCCAGCCGGTCCGGCGCGATGCCGAACTCCTGTGCGCGGCTGCGCACCAGGCGAATCGCACGCTGC
This sequence is a window from Terriglobales bacterium. Protein-coding genes within it:
- a CDS encoding TonB family protein — protein: MSVPGSARQQSSISRAANARQPRLNWELPEWFPSFRENLSSLLRGEESSSNGFRPGIFWKDVFVDQELNWKAITRSYAGHLIFAGLVYVLSMPYYAHHFTLVQSHDRITYINPDEDILVSEPPVEQPAPKKLAAVISRSSRAHFASQSDAAKRVAQAMAVPKWADNTTRTIVTPTAPKIFATAPMPDIVLVTPVPQAPRVASVASSAPKLVAPVLDVSPVAPPPDVSQAKLTMPALPQAAAIAPPVDTHGTRNLAKLNIMPTPQAVNAEPKLTVTASNNIPSFGNVEPIAPAPDLKNAGTTQLSKAIPAPAQPVAPPPDTQALARASRLSGSLPAAAEPIDPAPDISGTGTAASAAGSLISINLNPVAGPPRVPDGTRRGAFAGSPDAGNGTGIPERKAGGNGPGGDSPVATKDELGIIAAAVPHGVVDNIAAVTSPVSGGSPLRNSLLAMARHPGLSLPPPRVTPTDDPPNAVDEKIFHGRKYYTMALNKPNLTSAGGSWIFRFAERGINGGSGDVTAPIPLREVDAAYPAELMRENVQGVVILYAIIRADGSVAEVKILEGFDDRLDENAARALSAWHFVPGTRDGNPIDLETVVRIPFRSRRGF
- a CDS encoding SRPBCC family protein; translated protein: MARDGFWSGFGWGTLAGAAAGSAAFWFASGRASSYDSRILRLERSIQIGRPMEEVYSAWSRFESLPERVALLREVTVRGDESTWRLQIDGRPFEFNAVTSQLIPNQAIGWKSVSGPKHSGRINFARLGNDTLVHVTMNYAPPLGRLGRLLAPVTDHLESKIEEALRDFKRSLEEPGAAGRERSASDIAVDRWQGRAPASAGWDQPSAQRATGTEGARRRNPAGTPETHVEDVAGVRNPGAVDYTRPPKNR
- a CDS encoding alpha/beta hydrolase, yielding MRLIILLLLLSTMMSFGQTRDTAEPQTIPLWEQGAPGALGQADEDKPTITLYKANGTGVRTAMIVAPGGAYAHLAMNHEGRQVANWLNALGVTAFVLKYRLGPRYHHPIELGDAQRAIRLVRSRAQEFGIAPDRLGIMGFSAGGHLASTAGTHFDNGNSSAADPIDRASNRPDFLILGYPVITMQGPYAHTGSVRNLLGDHPDPKLLEGLSNELHINSQTPPTFLFTTSEDKTVPAENSVDFYLALHKAGVPAELHVFEKGPHGVGLDLSDPALGEWPTLLANWLRERGLVGAR